The Panicum virgatum strain AP13 chromosome 6K, P.virgatum_v5, whole genome shotgun sequence nucleotide sequence caAACCACATACTTTATAATGGGACGGTAAGCCAATTAgcatgagtcacaccttgccttgatcggattcggtgcgagttgtgatggagtgtgatcggcgggtccggtgcacttgtccttctCGACCGTTCGTCATAGCCGGTTGttgggtaccacaattagggacaccctaatcggggtactaaaatTACTCTGAAAAACGCAAATacgtgttaaggcaactgggcccacggaagcccacgacctccttccaatatggaagaaaggaaaggactcaaagaagcccaacatgcggcccattcgcacccctctcgggcccgcgggacgatctccgcctcgctcgagggctcccatcgggaccctcgactgcgccctgcatctccgcctcgctcgagggtagcgaatctaccctcgagcgggcaaatcatctccgcctcgctcgagggcagcgaacctccctcgagcaggtaactcatctctgcctcgctcgaggccacccctcggcgtaagGGACAAGCGGCCCCACCGCTCAActgcccgccgtacggaggcattgaatgccaaccactcctccccagtgctcaggacagacggcgtcaggccgccattccccacagtggctgtgacccgagtcccatccgccaactccggtcactgctccaccattccggacgctgtggcagcactgtgggacctaCGACGCGGGACGCAGCGTGCTCGGCATTGCTCCCcgcactattctgccaactctgaccgtccggactccacctcatcacacgcatggccccggacccccctcctgcttgggaaggggtccggcgacgccacgtgcccctccaaGAGGGACGCACAGCACACGCAGCCGGAGACCCGgactcccccctcgaggggtccgggaccgccgcgtgccccgcagGACCCATGGAACGCCACATCGGGAGGACTGAACatcctacagcgacgaccacgccgcctgctggggttggcaggacgctggcgcgatctccgcaagaccacggACGACATCCAGGACGACCGCCACACCCGATGCCATACctcacagtgtacttcccacagtactcGATTATTGTATCCCCGCAACTCGGGGAGAAACGACAACCTCCGCGACCCCCTGTGCATgtacccgtccctccttgtgtctataaaaggaggagacggGCATCCCTTAAAGGGGTCGGTCGGCTCTCTAGGCATTACACCGCACTCAAAGCACACACACACGCTTCTAGCTCCAACATCGCTATTCGCCACGctcaacccctcttctagcagggacttgggagcttccctccctctctcgcctcgcttgtaccccctactacaaacactccgggtgcaagataatacagtgccctcgcacacccctttgctggacgtacggccccgtggccggaaccaggataaacccgtgcgttactgtgttgcctcttgcatcaacatttgggacgaggaaacacgcagcatttactagttgggatccggacccccgggtcaggacactgacactggttgtgtttgtgtgaaaggttgaggcatgaatcaacacttatccttggccgtgggtatggtcgttggtcttgttctcgtgtgggaaaagttgtacacccctgcaggatttttgatctattgcaatagccgtgctctcggacattgagcacgctcttgtactttgactttaaTGTAGAGTTACCGAGGAAGTTCATGAAAGATTGAGCTTATGATTTATGAACACTTTACTTATGTAattgtttgatgcatgctttagagatcatagatattataacttgatcaaagttagatGCTTTTATACAAAAGATAAATACCATACCCtatccttgctactaaccaaatgcattctccttgaAGTCAGGATAGTATATACCCATATTGAATAAGccctgcgagtaccttttgtactcatggtgctaTCATTAAAATTGTTGCAGGTGATCCGCAGTCGGAGGCCGTCTTTGGGTACTTCTACCCCGCGGACAGAGGTGCGGGTGAGAagtagatggccggtggctatgagaagggcactatcggcatatagtgttaGCCTTCTATTTTGTACTATGTATGGAATGAGGGCGACGTAgaactttccgctgcaaaaacTCTGAAACTTGATGTTGGTAATATGAATGACCTTCAGATATGTTTTAATTCACAAGAAAAACACATTGGATAATCTACCAACATAATGATAACAAGAACAAAAATAACAGATAATGTGTAAGGCTTCAGCACTACTGTCCGATCCCTAGCTCGCATTGGTccccatgttttttttttttgatattgTGTATGGGCTCAATCTTCCATGTCCACTCTGTAGCAGAGCACTGGTTTTATGTAACCGTTGAGCTCCCCAGGTCTATCTTGACTTTCATTTCTGATATTAGCTGCAAAGCTTGATCACAATGCTTTAATATCACAATTGTCATGTCAATGTTTGTCCGCAAAAACCTACCATTGCCGCGAATACACCCACCAACGGCAATCAGGACATGCAATGCTGTTGAAGACTTGCAGTTCGATTTTCCACCAAATGCAGGTAATTTGAGCCTTAAATCCTCACCTAGACCAAATTGAAAGACTGAAACACTGCCAAGtagatagaaaaaaaaatgataactGAGTGTCTGAGTTTGAGTTCCTCGCCGAGGCCAATCTGAAACACTGCCAACAAGGTAAACAATCATAGAAGTAACAAGTGGGAGCTTTGCGAAATCACAAGCAGCACAACCTAAACATGTTCAGTTCCAATGAAAAGTGTAGTGCTGTGACACAAGACTCATAAGATAAACGTATTGATAAACCTTCATTTGTAGATATATTACTACAAACCTTATTACAACTCAGTAGAGGAATACAAATGTTACACCATTTTTCTAGTACTAGTATAGTGTAGTCTATATTAAAAAACTAAATTAATATGAACAAATATCATCAACCATAACTTTTTATAGTATTTTTTCCTGAATACTTCCAAGTTTCAGGTGCTAGTTTCTGCTCTCACTTTGGGAATGTTTACCATAGGATAAAATAAGTCATAATTAATTAccatttttttatcttttagATATAACAAAACTGATACTATCGAAAGAAACCTAGATATGCCATAGGTACAGACTGTACATTGTATTTTAATATAGACAAGTTTGCCCTTCAAAACCTCTGAAGGAACTTAGCTGGTACCTAATTTAGATAAATGATTTGCTTTGAAGTCTTGGTAGTAAAAAAAAGTCGATTTAAATCTAATCCACCTAAACATCTAACTGCTACTAAGAAAGAATTAAGAATTGTCAACTCATTTTCAGTTCGTCTTCTCTTATTTTAGTGTATAATATGATTCCAATATTGGAAATGGTATCATCAttggtcttgaagatttccagGAGAAACAAAATTGTAGATGACAAAACATCTTACTTTATTCGAGACCTATTGTCGAGCACTCGAGCATCAGAATAGCTTATAGGTAAAAATGCATCAGGGATTTAAACAGAAACATTGATCTATTAAATTACACAAGAAAGGCAACTTGCCTTTTAAAGTTGGTATTTGATCATATATTATTAGCATTCATTCCACATTATTGAGCATCAACAGGGATTATCAACAATACATAAATCCACTTAGCACAATCACTGATCGAACTTACTGTATATACATCTGTTAATCCTGATAAGTTCCAGCGCACAACTTTAAACTAAACACTATTTATACCGTTGATCAGGTGTTCCCTTTATAATTAAAAAGAAACCAATCCATAAAGCTTATCGTGGACCCTTGAAAAGTTATAAAGCATCATTAAACATAATAAAACAGTAGATTGCTAGCTTAGGGAAAGATATAAATTTATATGGAGAAATATAAGTACCGTTTATACCTGAAAATCTAGCAGCAAAAGCACACAACTGTAAGGCCCCAACTGGAAGAGAGAACTGCATCTAGTTCCGCACCCATGATCCATCTAATTTCCCTTCAGGGACATCTCAAGCTGCTCCAATCTCCGGGCAAGATCGTGCTTCCCACAATGCCGAAGCCCATCAACTACAACATTAAAGGTCGGTGCCCTGGGTGTGAACCCAGCCTCACTCATCTCAACGAGATAATTTGCAGCCTCCACGAACCGACCACCCCTCACACACATTTTGACAAGCATAACATACACAGGCCGATTTGGTGGGTGCCCTTTCATCTTCATATCACCAAAGAAGGCAAAAGCATCTGCGAAGCGCCCTGCCTTACAAAGCGCCTTAACGATCGCTGCATAAAGGCTTGGGAATGGCCGATGACCATCCTCGACAGCCGCATAGAACAACCGGAATGCCTCCTCAATTCGGCCAACCTTGGCCACAGCTGGCAGCATCACCTTGTACGTTGAGATGTCTGGACACAGCCCTCGACTGGAAGCATCAGCAAGAAGAGCCACGGCGAAGTCCACATCTCCAGCATTGCAAAGCGCCTCAGCAAGGGAGTTGAATGTTGCAACATCGGGGAGGACGCCCTCCTTGGTCATGCGGAGGGCGAACGCCTTGGCCTCCTCCAGGCGGCCAGCACGGACGAGCCCGTCGACGAGGAGGTCACGGCCGCGCACTGGTGGGCGGAACCCGCGGCTCGCCATGTCGTCGAGGAACGCCTGCGCCTCCTGGAGCTTCCCCGCCGCGCACCAGGAGTCGACGAGGGTGCTGAACGTGACGCGGTCAGGCGCCACGCCCTTGCGCGCCATCCTACGGAGCAGCTTGTAGGCGCCGGCGAAGTTGCCGTTGGCGCAGAGCGCGTCGAGGAGGGCGTTGTAGACCTCGGTGGTCTGGGGGCAGCCAAATCGAGGGAGGCGGTTGAACACCTCGACGGCCTGGTCGGGGAGGCGGGAGTGGCCGTACGAGGAGATGACGGCGGAGAAGGTGGTCGGCGAGAGGGGGATGCCGAGGCCGCGCATGTCGGAGGCGAGGGACCATAGGTGGGGGAAGAGTCGAGCGCGCGCGAGCGGGAGGAGCAGCGCGTCGAAGTgctcggcggaggcggcgaaggACGGTTTGGCTCGGAGCCAGGCAAGGAAGCGCGAggcgtggagcggcgtggagcggcgcggcgggggcggcggcgcggatgacGCGGAGCGCGAGGTCGGGAGGGAACGGGgacgggaggcggaggcggttcAGCGTGCGCTCCAGGTAGAAGTCGCGCCGCACGATGGTGGAGAGGTGGTGCACCGCCGCGAAGTAGGCGTCCTTCGAGGTCGGgtgcgccgcggccggcgggaaCTCCGGGAGCGTGGAGAGCCGGCGGAATCTGATCCCGAGCCGgctcacgacggcggcggcggcggacgccgaCATGGCTCGCCTCTGCGGCACCAGTGCGAAGGGGAATGATGCGGGGAGGCATTTCGGTTGGACTGCGCCTAACTGCATTCCATTTAGATGGGCCAAAATAGGAGCGACGAGGCGGCCTGCCTTTTCTATGGGCCTAAAGCTACATCCGCGTGGCCCATAAGAACCCACGGTCTAGGGTTTCGGGAGGGTATAAAGGGGGCTTCAGATTGCTGtcccggccgccgtcgcgccgttCTTGTTCCTCTCATCGGCTTTGTTGTAGGCTTAGGGTTTGCGATTTTCCGAGATGGCAGTGCCCTTGCTGACGCAGAAGATTGTGAAGAAGCGGGTCAAGCAGTTCAAGAGACCCCATCTCGACCGCTACAAGTGCCTCAAGGTAACACtcgcattttttttttgtcaatgtTGAAATGAAACCCCGTAGCCTTCGTTGCAGACCGTATCTACGAATCTTGAATTCTtcattgctattgtcttgtgccGCTCAAGTACCTTAGTCCGGCTTTTGCTTCGATGAGTAGTTTTAGGGTATGAAATGTAGGAACTGTGTGATCCTTATGAGGGCAAACGTTATGGTTATCTTCTCAATTTTCTATCATGATGCAGGCACTGGTCGAAAGCAATGATCCTAGTGGTTCACTCCTATATTATTGCTATGACAATGCTCTTTTGATTATACTGTAGCAGTTCTAGCTATGTACCCATGTATGTATACATTAAGGGATATAAAGAGAACCGAACACTGCATGTGTAGTCAAGTACTCAAGTTCACTTACCACAGTCCACACTTTTCACTTTAAAAGGTGTTAAAATTTAGCTGCAAAATTCTATTGAGTTAACCATGTTTTTCTGTCATTGTTGTTTCTGAAAGAAAGGATGTGATGGCTTAGTAAAAGGTCTGAGTTAGAAAACATGTTTCTTAAGTGAACATCGGGATAAAGGAAGAGGGCCCTAGCCCTTGCATAAGTATAGCAATGTGGCTCTTGCAACCTCTTCTACATCAATTGATTCATGGTTTCATGAATTGGGTTGGATTAAAAGGCGTGGGCTTCATTCAAAGCATGAATGCTTGCCTAGACTTCTCCCGACATTTTAACCCAATGCTCACTTAAGAAAGCCTTGTTTTCTAGTGATAACATCAATATGGCTGATCCTTTCAGGGAAACAACAAACAAGTTGTTTTTCTATCAGAAGTAACTTTGTTGTGGTTGCATTTTTGTTACTATAAACTTTGTGGCACTAGATTCCACATTCATTGTAAAAATGTAACTTTCCAGGGATTCAATCCAGTTTTCTGTGTGGTTGGTTAATTCTTGCTGACACTTCCATTTATTACTGCAATATATGATTACTATCTTTGTTTCCATGATTGAATATTCCATTTAACTGTTATTGTTCAATATACCTGCCTAGTTCCCTGTTTTGTCCAAACTAGTTTTCCCCCCCAACACCAGCGTCCtttgcattgcacagtttgtCACAGGTTTAAACAGAAAGCAAGCCTGCTTACTTTTAGCATTGTATTTCAATGTCATCTAATTTTTTCCCCTGTTACGCTGATTCATGCTTAAATAACTGGTTTTTGCTTGTCGACATTGTAGCCAAGCTGGCGCAGGCCAAAGGGTATTGACTCCCGTGTTAGGAGGAAGTTCAAGGGATGCACCTTGATGCCCAACATTGGTTATGGTTCTGACAAGAAGACCAGGCACTACCTGCCGAACAAGTTCAAGAAGTTTGTAGTCCACAATGTCTCTGATCTGGAGTTGCTTATGATGCACAACAGGTAATGTGTTTTCCACTTTAATGTGTTTCCAACAGTGCTCATGTTTCATTCCAattcttgaatcttcatttctTGTGAACAGGACATACTGTGCTGAAATTGCCCACAACGTCTCAACCCGTAAGCGCAAGGAGATTGTGGAGCGGGCTGCACAGCTTGACATTGTGGTCACAAACAAGCTTGCCAGGCTTCGCAGCCAGGAGGACGAGTAGTATGCTATGATGATTGCTGCTCTGGTTAATTTGTTTGTAGGAAGCATCTCTGTTTGAATGCATAATTTTAATGTTACACTGGTGTATGGACGCCCTGTAATTCAGTGAGCTCATCATATGACATACAGTTTTGAATGGTCTGAAGTATTTGAACCTGTCATGTTTTGTTGTCAAGCACGGTATGGGAAACCTGTGCTCTCAAGTCGTTAATTTCTGGTGAATCGGTCGTTAATTTTCGTTCTCTGGTAGCTAGCGCAGACTATACTATTGTGGTTGTGGTAGAGATATCTGTGAAGCCTTGATGAGTTTTAATTTAAGCAGATTCTGTTATCGAGCATTGCCTTAGCTATAGGATGCAGGAGATGCAATCATGCAACTCCCTTGGTCCCAATTATAATGAATTGTGATTCTAAAAAAATGCATTGTGCACACAAGCATAATTTGAATTAATCGTACTTTCGGaatcttttattttattcatCAGCACAAATCAATGGAAATATTTTCTACCAAACATTTCCTAACCCTAATCAATGGAAACATTTACCCCTAATTTTCTACCCCTAATTAACGGAAAGGGTTGCGCCTGATTCCCTTGCCTCCTTGTTCTTGTTTCGTGGTTCCTACCCCTAATTAACGGAAACATTGCCTACCCCGCTCTTGTTTCGTGGTTCCTACCCCTAATTAACGGAAACATTTCCTACCCCTAATTAACAGAAAGGGGGAAACATTTCCTACCCCTAATTTTCTACCCCTAATTAACGGAAAGGGCTTCGTCTAATTTCCTTGCCTCGGTTCGGCCGTAGTCCTTGTTCTTGCTCCAAGTTTGCTCGGTTCCTAATTCTAATTAACGGAATCAATGGATCTCTTGGTTCGTGGTTCCTACCCTTAATTAACAGAAACATTTCCTACCCCTAATTAACGGAAAGGGTTTCCTACCCCTAATTTTCTACCCCTAATTAACGGAAAGGGCTTCGTCTAATTTCCTTGCCTCGGTTTGGCTCGGTTCGGCCGTAGTGGTCTTGATTCCCTTGCCTCCTTGTTCTTGCTCCAAGTTTGCTCGGTTCCTAACCCTAATTAACGGAATCAATGGAAACATAGGGGGAAACATTCCCTACCCCTAAATTTCTATCCCTAATTAACAGAAAGGGTTGCGCCTGATTTCTTTGCCTCCTTATTCTTGCTCCAAGTTTGCTCGGTTCGACCGTAGTGGTCTCAAGCTAGAAGCGTGCAAGAGATCTCAGCCCATTTCACCACTAGTTTATTCTCTAGAGTAAGGGTATTCTTGTGATATATTGttttttatatctttttactttGGAGTGATTGTGTTTCTTATTGTTTTTAGCTCAAGCATATTGATAAAGGCCTTGTTTGgatgctagaagagaatctTTCCCGCATGAAGGactgaatgaagtctatttgcaaaaaatttttagggatgagtgtaacttttcgcgacgaatctaatgacgataattaatcgatgatttgctacagtgatgctacagtaccatcctctaatcgcgcgtcaaaggtctcattagattcttcagggtcactagcgcgggggttctggagttggttttgtaaactgactttgtttgacaccgtaataatcggtcaaagtgtcactattcactaaCGTGCTACAAAACCAAATGGGGCCAAAGTATTTGCGGCGCGGGCGGCATCAGCCGGACGAGAGGGGGGCATGTGCCCCATGCTTATTAAATCTGCATTGATCACAGTGGACGAGATCAACATTCTTAGTAGGACATATTAGAGAACGCTGACGAAAGGATGATGCAGAACGGAATGGGTGGTACTTAACATCACCGGCGACGGGGATGGTGCAACACGGCCAGAAGGAGTCGTAGTCCACGCCTCCAGCGCCATCCACGTCCAAGGTGTCCTGGAAGAGGATTGGCCTGCGGGAGGCAAGCGCAGAGAAGTTAGTACTACTCCGTAAGGCGTGTCATTGTTTATAAACTAACTGAAATTTGATGGCCGTTCTTCCGctcagaaaagaaaaatgaaaaatgcaGAGGCAATAGATATCTCAGAGCATTTTAGTGACCAGCGTGCAGAAAGATCCTGGTGACTTAcacatcgccgccggcgatgacGGAGGACGCGAGAAGCACGGCCGCCAGAATGGCCATCAGGCCCACCAGGGACATCGTCACTCACTTGGTTTAGTGTCTGTCAGTCGTCTGCTAGGTAATGCGCTGCTGGTGGTCTGCTCGAGCGAGCTTATACCcagtatatatagagagagtgGCAGCTGGGTAGCTACCAGTAGAAGGCCAGGTTGCTAGCTGCACCAGTGCAAGCCTCCTCAGCAGATCCAGTGATCCACCCCCCCCAGCAATAATGCGTGTTTTTCTGTATGTTTACATGTTTGTATCTCCTTgctttctctgttttttttttcaaaagaaaaaagaaacctATATATCTCCTCCTTATCTTCATGGCATCGTCCGTTGTGACACAGTTTTGGGTACATGCTTTAGCGTAATGGAATGATGCTCCGCTAAAAGGGAAACAAAACTAACATGCCTGACGAGCCCAAGCTAAACTCGACCAATGAGCGGATGTGGCGCACATGCTAAACTCGAATTGCATTTGCTTGCATGAAGCAACCATGTCTGTATTTGTTAACAGGTTGTCCTCCCCTGCCCACACCAAACACCAGATTTCACTAACTTCTGTTCTTGATCCATCACTCCATCCATCGTTTTCTTTCCTTCAGATCCGAACCGATAGGAAATCACAGGATTCCCACTGCTTGATGATATTAGCCTCATGTCTCTGagttaaattctgaaatttggTGCTTGGCGTACAATTTATGGATATTTTTCTAACGGGTTGCATGTAAGTATTCAGCAAGTCTGCCTTCTCGGCAGCAATTGGACATGTATCTCTTAGTTCCTGTCTTCATTATTCACCCCGTTAGCGTTAATCTTCTGCAGTTGTCTCTGTTCTCGTTCTGCTTTAGTTTTTTCCTCCCACCACTCATCAATTGTAGAGTCCATATCTAACCTTGCGCCAGAACACCTTCAAAAAGCCAGGCCTTTGTTTCAGAGGATCTCTACAACTAACCTTCTTCACTCTTAGTGGACCAAATTAAAGCCCCCCACAAAACCCTGCAGTTTGAAAGGATCTCAATTCTCGTGCTGTACATGCAGCCTAAAACTTGTAGCCCCTCCAATCCACCAGATGATGCTGACTCCAAATTTGCACCACAAGTCCACAACACAGGTCATAGGTGTTGGTTACAGCGCGCTCTGAGGTTCTCCGAGATCCCGCTCAACTGCTTCGTCTCAAAATTTATAGAGATGTACAGGTATAGTgtgacaattttttttgtttttttctttgcgAGTGGTGTGATATTTGTTTCCTTTGTCTGAAAAAATTATATAGACAGATACTAAATAGACGGGTGGAATAATATATAATAATCTCTCCTAGCTTCTTTTGTCTGCCTGTGCATGTATATTCAGTTCAAGTGCCCTTGCAAAAGAAAAGGTTTAAGTGGCTTACATAGGGAACTCATTAGTAGTTTATCtgtaaaaaaaagataaatagGGAAATTATGTAGATCTAAAAATAAATTGAGCGGCAGATTGGTGAAAGAGAAGAGGATCACTCACATGAGAAAAATAAATTAAGTATGAATCACTTCTATTatcttaaaaaaggaaaaaaacatcaTCATCATATAAATATAGGAATACATAAGAATATAAGATCATTAGTGCTCAAAGGTGCAAGCAAAACATCTTTCGCCTCTGCCGCGTGGGGCCCGGACCCACCTCGATGTGTCTCTAGCTCCTTGAGTTGTAGCACACAATTTCAGGTTACGTGCCATGGAACGAAATTCTGCCAAAAAGGAAATAAAACCCATATACATTATGGATCAATGCACAGAAAATCAATGAGCAGCCATTTCTAGTGTAATGTTTACTATCTATACCACCCATCATCGAATGAATGTGCTAATGCTGACTTCCATTTGCATGCGTGAAACAACCATGTATGCATATATGCTAACAGGTTGTTGGGCATTTGGGCCCCACCCCCACCAATCACCACTAACTTCTGTCTTGATCCAGCGTCCAATCCATTGTTTTCTTCTTCagatgtggatggatggaaaatCAGGGCTATATGCACTGGACTTGCACAGTATATAAACTGCATGATGATTAGCCTCATAACTCTCTATTGAACTGTAAAATTTGGTGGGATTGGATATGTATCTTACTATATATCTGTCTTTGTTGACCCATTAATCTTCTGTTGTTCATGTTGGGCTTCTTATGAACTTCTTCCAGCCATTCTTTGTTCTGCTATTTTCTCCCATTCTTAACtttccaaaagaaaaagaaaaaaaaatctcccaTTCAGTGTAGAGTTCATATCCGACCTTGTTCAAGAATACATCCACAGAGCCCGATTTTGAGTTTGGGATCTCTGCATACTACAGTTGACCTTCACTCTCTGTTTGCTTCAATCagtcaacagtgtttttctccacaccaaaccagcacccgccaccagctaccagccagccagcagtgcttttctctcacaacaaatcagcaccagccacagctagCCGAACAGAGTGACCGGACCAAAGCCCCTTTCTCCATAAAACTACCCTTGGTTAAGATGATCTCAACGGTTTGTGTAATTATGTTACATATGTCTGCCTTGTTCATGT carries:
- the LOC120712928 gene encoding 60S ribosomal protein L32-1-like, with translation MAVPLLTQKIVKKRVKQFKRPHLDRYKCLKPSWRRPKGIDSRVRRKFKGCTLMPNIGYGSDKKTRHYLPNKFKKFVVHNVSDLELLMMHNRTYCAEIAHNVSTRKRKEIVERAAQLDIVVTNKLARLRSQEDE